In Pseudomonas sp. MTM4, one genomic interval encodes:
- a CDS encoding peptidoglycan DD-metalloendopeptidase family protein: MSIPPFRCALVALLAGALLAGCASPPSGGVHVVDRNSRDRVTSGHYIVQRGDSLWSIAFRFGWDWRELAQVNNIPPPHVIHPGQTIRFTRHTQSRTVAARPTPVPVPPASTSPSVVTTPVPIPPPLTRPSVPAAKPPAATTPVKPVARSASGWAWPTNGAVIGRFSSNGSLNKGIDIAGELGQPVLAASDGAVVYAGSGLRGYGELVIIKHSDTYVSAYGHNRRLLVQEGQQVKAGQTIAEMGSTGTDRVKLHFEIRRQGKPVDPLQYLPKR, translated from the coding sequence ATGAGCATTCCGCCTTTCCGTTGTGCGCTTGTCGCGCTGCTCGCGGGTGCATTACTTGCTGGCTGCGCCAGTCCTCCGTCGGGAGGCGTGCATGTCGTCGATCGCAATAGCCGCGACCGTGTCACTAGCGGTCACTATATTGTCCAGCGGGGTGACTCCCTTTGGTCGATCGCCTTTCGCTTCGGTTGGGATTGGCGCGAGCTGGCTCAAGTCAACAATATTCCCCCGCCGCACGTCATCCATCCGGGACAGACGATTCGCTTCACTCGGCATACTCAATCCCGGACGGTAGCCGCTCGTCCGACTCCTGTTCCCGTCCCGCCAGCAAGCACATCGCCATCCGTGGTGACTACGCCTGTGCCCATTCCGCCACCGCTGACGAGGCCCAGCGTACCGGCGGCCAAGCCTCCCGCTGCGACTACGCCGGTCAAGCCTGTAGCGCGCTCTGCAAGCGGTTGGGCTTGGCCTACGAACGGCGCTGTAATCGGTCGTTTTTCCTCAAACGGCAGTTTGAATAAAGGCATTGATATCGCTGGGGAATTAGGACAGCCTGTTTTAGCTGCTTCTGATGGGGCTGTTGTGTACGCCGGCAGTGGTTTACGGGGTTACGGCGAACTTGTGATCATCAAGCACAGCGATACCTATGTAAGTGCCTACGGCCACAACCGCAGGCTGCTGGTTCAGGAGGGTCAACAAGTCAAAGCTGGGCAGACCATTGCCGAGATGGGATCGACTGGAACCGACCGGGTGAAGCTGCATTTTGAGATTCGCCGTCAAGGCAAACCGGTAGATCCGTTGCAATACCTGCCAAAGCGCTGA
- the rpoS gene encoding RNA polymerase sigma factor RpoS, with the protein MALKKEVPEFDVDDAVLLMEPSADADPISDISRAGSTGTRSKTATLKQHKFIDYTRALDATQLYLNEIGFSPLLTPEQEVHFARLAQKGDPAGRKRMIESNLRLVVKIARRYVNRGLSLLDLVEEGNLGLIRAVEKFDPERGFRFSTYATWWIRQTIERAIMNQTRTIRLPIHVVKELNVYLRAARELTQKLDHEPSPEEIANLLEKPVAEVKRMLGLNERVTSVDVSLGPDTDKTLLDTLTDDRPSDPCDLLLDDDLSESIDQWLSDLTEKQREVVIRRFGLRGHESCTLEEVGQEIGLTRERVRQIQVEALKRLREIFERNGLSSESLFH; encoded by the coding sequence ATGGCTCTCAAAAAAGAAGTGCCGGAGTTTGACGTAGACGATGCCGTTCTACTCATGGAACCGTCCGCGGACGCCGATCCAATCAGCGATATCTCCCGCGCCGGTTCAACGGGCACCCGATCCAAGACCGCGACCCTCAAGCAACACAAGTTCATCGACTACACCCGTGCGCTCGACGCCACACAGCTGTATCTCAACGAAATCGGATTTTCTCCCCTGCTGACTCCCGAGCAAGAGGTGCATTTCGCGCGTCTGGCTCAGAAGGGTGACCCGGCAGGGCGTAAGCGCATGATCGAAAGCAATCTGCGGCTGGTGGTGAAAATCGCCCGGCGCTACGTCAACCGTGGGCTGTCTTTGCTGGACCTGGTCGAAGAGGGCAACCTGGGGCTGATACGGGCTGTCGAGAAGTTCGACCCCGAGCGTGGCTTCCGATTTTCTACCTACGCCACCTGGTGGATCCGGCAGACCATCGAGCGGGCGATCATGAACCAGACCCGCACCATTCGGCTGCCGATCCACGTGGTCAAGGAGCTGAACGTTTACTTGCGTGCCGCGCGCGAGCTTACCCAGAAGCTCGACCACGAACCCAGCCCGGAGGAAATCGCCAACCTGCTCGAGAAGCCGGTTGCGGAGGTCAAGCGGATGCTGGGGCTGAATGAGCGAGTGACCTCCGTGGACGTGTCTCTCGGACCGGACACCGACAAAACATTGCTAGATACCCTGACCGATGACCGGCCCAGCGATCCCTGCGATCTGCTGCTTGACGACGACTTGTCGGAAAGCATCGACCAATGGCTGTCTGACCTGACCGAGAAGCAGCGCGAGGTGGTCATCCGGCGCTTCGGTTTGCGTGGCCATGAAAGCTGCACGCTGGAAGAGGTCGGCCAGGAAATCGGGCTGACCCGCGAGCGGGTAAGGCAGATTCAGGTCGAAGCGCTTAAGCGGTTACGCGAGATCTTCGAGCGTAACGGTTTATCGAGCGAGTCCCTGTTCCACTAA